A single region of the Salicibibacter cibi genome encodes:
- a CDS encoding L-threonylcarbamoyladenylate synthase, which translates to MSCQQTEHFTVDNYVDEKTWQEYVEKAAHILRAEELVAFPTETVYGLGANGLSTRAVQKIFKAKGRPSDNPLILHIGSLTQLYSLIRAPLSFHAEKLIEHFWPGPLTLIFPASDRVPRVVTAGLDTVAVRMPAHRLARAIIAKADVPIAAPSANRSGKPSPTRAEHVREDLDGRVAAIIDGGSTGYGLESTVVDVSDGERSPRILRPGGVTKEEMEEALGVSMAAEGRERRKNNVRAPGMKYRHYSPDTNVKLVDGSCADMQARIDEARNRGERVAAAITSDRMGKISADEVLILGDASDLQGISTHLYDHLRAVDKMDVNVLFMQTFAETGLGKAIMNRLHKAAHS; encoded by the coding sequence TTGAGTTGTCAACAAACAGAACATTTTACTGTGGATAATTATGTTGATGAAAAAACCTGGCAGGAGTACGTGGAAAAGGCAGCGCACATCCTGCGTGCGGAGGAGCTTGTTGCTTTTCCGACAGAGACGGTCTACGGTTTGGGGGCGAACGGATTATCCACACGGGCTGTGCAAAAAATCTTTAAAGCCAAAGGGCGTCCGAGCGATAATCCGCTTATTTTACATATCGGTTCGTTGACGCAATTATATTCGCTAATACGTGCGCCTCTTTCTTTTCATGCTGAAAAACTGATCGAACATTTTTGGCCGGGCCCTCTGACGCTTATTTTTCCCGCGAGTGATCGTGTGCCGAGGGTGGTGACTGCAGGTCTCGACACGGTGGCTGTGCGTATGCCGGCGCATCGATTGGCTCGTGCGATAATTGCAAAAGCGGATGTACCTATAGCGGCGCCGAGTGCGAATCGTTCGGGAAAGCCGAGTCCGACTCGCGCGGAACATGTAAGAGAGGATCTGGATGGACGTGTGGCCGCGATTATTGATGGGGGAAGCACCGGATATGGCCTCGAGTCGACCGTCGTAGATGTAAGTGATGGGGAGAGGTCCCCGCGGATTTTACGTCCGGGTGGGGTTACGAAAGAAGAGATGGAAGAAGCACTGGGTGTATCAATGGCCGCCGAAGGTCGGGAGCGAAGAAAAAATAATGTGCGAGCGCCGGGAATGAAATACCGTCATTATTCTCCGGATACAAATGTTAAGCTTGTGGATGGCTCATGTGCGGACATGCAAGCGCGTATTGATGAGGCGAGAAATCGTGGCGAGAGAGTGGCGGCAGCGATCACGTCGGATCGAATGGGGAAAATTTCCGCAGACGAGGTTCTGATCTTAGGGGACGCGTCTGATCTACAAGGCATATCCACCCATTTATACGATCATTTGAGAGCTGTGGACAAAATGGATGTGAATGTGCTTTTTATGCAAACATTTGCGGAAACAGGGCTCGGCAAGGCGATTATGAACCGGTTGCATAAGGCCGCTCATTCATAA
- a CDS encoding ATP synthase subunit I, which produces MPFLQHRMKLYCLVTMVAAFISILVFFLTSYHSLSLGFLLGVVSCLLSFASIFIKAFVFDKVAERESPGVFSYLVTVSGLVIRYGLVAIAVALAIVFSETFHLAAVLAGYAGLYLYIMVDMFLQLQKER; this is translated from the coding sequence ATGCCATTTCTCCAACATAGGATGAAGCTTTACTGCTTGGTTACGATGGTTGCCGCTTTTATAAGTATTCTCGTTTTCTTCCTGACATCGTACCATTCTCTTTCGTTAGGTTTTTTGCTCGGTGTTGTTTCCTGCTTGCTGAGCTTTGCTTCTATTTTTATTAAAGCATTTGTTTTTGATAAAGTTGCCGAAAGGGAATCGCCCGGTGTGTTTTCATACTTGGTTACAGTATCCGGACTTGTCATTCGATACGGTTTGGTCGCAATCGCGGTTGCCCTTGCAATTGTCTTTTCCGAAACATTTCACCTAGCAGCCGTATTAGCAGGATACGCGGGTCTTTATCTCTACATTATGGTGGATATGTTCTTACAATTACAAAAAGAGA
- a CDS encoding stage II sporulation protein R, with the protein MKSAIIYVFIGLFLVVGNWESQQQHWQEEDPVPEDSIRLRIFSHDDSLLQQEIKREVRDEVAIYSAEHMDDVPTKEEAREVFDAHLETIEKKAEEVVHAYDASMPVDVSLEEDVEFPTRVYGPLVYPAGDYEALVIDIGDGEGENWWCVLFPPLCLSDLGIGEEEEETGEEKDENVEEEPEFSFFIAEVWDEWFGA; encoded by the coding sequence ATGAAGTCAGCTATTATTTATGTTTTTATCGGTTTATTTTTGGTTGTGGGGAATTGGGAAAGTCAGCAACAGCATTGGCAAGAAGAGGATCCGGTACCGGAGGATTCGATTCGGCTGCGGATTTTTTCCCATGATGATTCATTGCTTCAACAGGAAATCAAGCGAGAAGTGAGAGATGAAGTGGCCATTTATAGCGCCGAGCATATGGATGATGTGCCGACAAAAGAAGAAGCGCGAGAAGTATTTGACGCACATTTGGAAACCATTGAAAAAAAAGCGGAAGAAGTCGTCCATGCTTATGACGCTTCGATGCCTGTGGATGTGTCACTGGAAGAAGACGTGGAATTTCCTACTCGTGTGTATGGACCGCTCGTTTATCCGGCCGGCGATTATGAAGCGTTGGTCATTGATATCGGGGACGGCGAAGGGGAAAACTGGTGGTGCGTGCTTTTTCCGCCTCTTTGTTTATCAGATCTGGGCATTGGGGAAGAAGAGGAAGAGACGGGAGAAGAAAAGGATGAAAACGTCGAAGAGGAACCAGAATTTTCGTTCTTCATTGCTGAAGTTTGGGATGAATGGTTTGGAGCATAG
- a CDS encoding ArgE/DapE family deacylase yields MEQAKVIDWLKAILRTGTVNPPGNEERVAEQLEALFFDYGIQTERVPYSDGRTNLIATLKGDGSTDKVLGLSGHMDVVPTGDRQWSNDPFAADEVDGKIYARGACDMKSGLMACVMAMIQLKEAGVKLAGDVKLLATVGEEVGAVGAKQLVEEGYADDLDALIIAEPTKSEIVVTHKGALWVAITCYGKTAHGSRPHHGVNALMHMNEIMNALLSERFQMKHRRDPLLGEPTFSMNVIFAGANTNVVPDSCTLKIDIRSVPSQDHKEIVADIRSVIDEVQENLPELSADIHVENDLPPMQTTPDHAFVDFLLDVYESETGERKTPRGMSGYTDGSQFMKNKKDFPIVIWSGIQGNTAHQPNEYVTIADYLRTIDLFKVVTHEYLS; encoded by the coding sequence ATGGAGCAAGCAAAAGTAATCGATTGGCTGAAAGCTATTTTGCGAACGGGTACGGTCAATCCACCGGGGAATGAGGAACGGGTAGCTGAACAACTTGAGGCACTATTCTTTGATTATGGCATTCAAACCGAACGTGTCCCTTATTCTGATGGGCGTACGAATTTGATTGCCACGCTTAAAGGGGATGGGAGTACGGATAAAGTACTCGGATTGAGCGGCCATATGGATGTTGTTCCAACGGGCGATCGGCAATGGTCCAATGATCCATTCGCGGCGGATGAAGTGGATGGAAAGATTTATGCCCGTGGAGCGTGTGACATGAAAAGCGGCCTTATGGCGTGTGTCATGGCAATGATCCAATTAAAAGAAGCGGGCGTAAAACTAGCGGGAGATGTGAAGCTATTGGCAACCGTAGGAGAGGAAGTCGGTGCCGTCGGAGCAAAGCAGCTCGTTGAGGAAGGGTATGCCGATGATCTCGATGCTTTGATCATTGCCGAGCCGACGAAATCGGAGATCGTTGTCACCCATAAGGGTGCGCTCTGGGTAGCGATTACTTGTTATGGAAAGACGGCACATGGTTCTCGGCCGCACCACGGGGTAAACGCATTGATGCATATGAATGAAATCATGAATGCGCTTCTCAGTGAACGTTTTCAGATGAAGCACCGCCGTGATCCACTTCTTGGTGAACCTACCTTTAGCATGAATGTCATTTTCGCGGGGGCAAACACAAACGTTGTTCCCGATTCCTGTACGTTAAAGATAGATATTCGTTCAGTCCCTTCCCAGGATCATAAAGAGATCGTTGCAGACATAAGAAGCGTCATTGACGAGGTTCAAGAAAACCTCCCGGAGTTATCCGCGGATATCCATGTGGAAAATGATTTGCCTCCAATGCAAACGACGCCCGATCATGCTTTTGTTGATTTTTTATTGGATGTTTACGAATCGGAAACAGGCGAACGAAAAACACCGCGGGGAATGAGTGGCTATACCGATGGTTCTCAATTCATGAAAAATAAAAAAGATTTTCCGATTGTGATTTGGAGCGGTATTCAAGGAAACACCGCCCATCAACCGAATGAGTACGTGACCATTGCAGATTACTTGCGGACGATTGATTTGTTCAAGGTTGTTACACATGAATACTTAAGTTGA
- a CDS encoding AtpZ/AtpI family protein, which translates to MPKGNGKRNPLRSSVLVSAILSSIVGSVVGGVLLGYWLDSNFDTSPVFVIIGMLLGISAGFYGVVRAVKPFLGDDD; encoded by the coding sequence ATGCCCAAAGGTAACGGGAAACGTAATCCTTTGCGTAGTTCAGTGCTCGTATCCGCCATTTTGTCGTCCATTGTCGGATCGGTGGTGGGCGGGGTTTTGCTCGGGTATTGGCTCGACAGTAACTTCGATACATCACCTGTCTTTGTCATCATAGGCATGTTACTGGGGATATCGGCCGGTTTCTATGGAGTGGTACGTGCGGTCAAGCCCTTTTTGGGAGACGATGATTAA
- a CDS encoding S8 family serine peptidase: MEFRWRLLFILAFAGLALSVGSDVQGQGEAKTVIVHVDDDLEIVQEEIQDRTDYEPDYIFSSAFLGMAYTLPETSVDQLENVPGVSRVDESVQYDHALRESVPFIGAEDIRTQLDDLGIQLSGHGIKVGVIDTGIDYNHPDLQKNYVDGYDVIDDDHDPMETKVKSKAITFHGTHVAGIIAANGSVRGVAPDADLYAYRALGPEGQGSTEHILEAIDRAVVDGVDVLNLSLGNPVNGPDWPTSKALDEAAEAGVITVTSSGNSGPDMWSVGSPGTSEKSISVGASTPPLKVPQLTVPEINEEDRELDLQPIQGASPWNMKRRLNIVDGGLGLPEDLTDIRGRAVLIERGGIPIQAKIENASDAGADAILLMNNIPGPLMAGMEEEMDITAAAIDNKAGNQLKKAINDNENKEVVIETNYVEETDHMAMFSSRGPVTQTWDIKPDVVAPGVDIDSTVPEGYQGLNGTSMAAPHIAGAAALIKQAHPDWGAEQVKATLMNTAISLSTDEGEIYPPFVQGAGRVDIGAAIENDTLVYPGTLSFGVWEAGESDQRLERDITIENQSAHQRTYSFDVPTSLGTGLNWKMPMPITLDPGEKQTATVKVEIQPDIIDFKRIDGEINVSGGKQDVSLPFLLFSDEPDYPRLSGFQFAKVPDRDYWMYEVFLPGGAEELEITLYEPDTFAYVGTLDRQKNLPEGPFEKEFHADELDLDPGIYHVIVYAKYKDREDTLETKMAVVEE; this comes from the coding sequence ATGGAATTTCGTTGGCGTTTATTATTTATTCTGGCTTTCGCTGGCCTGGCTCTAAGCGTAGGCAGTGATGTTCAGGGCCAAGGAGAAGCGAAAACTGTGATCGTACACGTCGACGATGATCTGGAAATCGTCCAAGAAGAAATTCAAGATCGTACCGATTACGAGCCGGACTACATATTTTCATCTGCTTTTCTTGGCATGGCTTACACCCTTCCCGAGACAAGTGTCGATCAATTGGAAAACGTCCCGGGTGTAAGTCGTGTCGACGAAAGTGTTCAATATGATCATGCCTTAAGGGAAAGTGTGCCCTTTATCGGCGCTGAAGATATACGCACACAGCTTGACGACTTAGGCATTCAGCTTAGCGGTCACGGGATAAAGGTCGGCGTCATCGACACGGGCATTGATTACAATCATCCGGATTTACAAAAAAATTACGTGGACGGTTATGATGTGATCGATGACGATCATGATCCGATGGAAACGAAAGTGAAGAGCAAAGCGATTACTTTTCACGGGACACATGTTGCGGGGATTATCGCTGCGAATGGAAGTGTCCGGGGAGTGGCTCCTGACGCGGACCTCTATGCATACCGAGCATTGGGTCCTGAAGGCCAAGGGTCGACGGAACATATTCTTGAAGCGATTGATCGCGCGGTAGTTGATGGTGTAGACGTTTTGAATCTCTCATTAGGGAATCCTGTAAACGGGCCCGATTGGCCGACGAGCAAAGCTTTGGATGAAGCGGCGGAAGCCGGGGTAATCACGGTTACTTCAAGCGGCAACAGCGGTCCTGACATGTGGAGCGTAGGGTCACCCGGAACATCGGAAAAATCAATTTCCGTCGGCGCTTCAACCCCACCGTTAAAAGTCCCGCAGTTAACGGTACCCGAAATTAATGAAGAAGACCGTGAGCTGGACTTGCAACCGATACAGGGGGCTTCACCATGGAATATGAAAAGAAGGTTAAACATCGTTGACGGCGGTCTTGGCTTACCGGAAGACTTGACAGACATACGTGGCCGCGCCGTATTGATCGAACGCGGAGGGATTCCGATCCAAGCCAAAATAGAAAATGCGAGCGATGCCGGGGCTGATGCGATTTTGCTTATGAATAATATACCGGGGCCGCTGATGGCCGGGATGGAAGAGGAGATGGACATCACAGCCGCGGCTATTGATAATAAAGCAGGCAATCAATTAAAAAAAGCGATAAACGACAATGAAAATAAGGAAGTCGTCATTGAAACCAATTATGTAGAAGAAACCGATCATATGGCTATGTTCAGTTCCCGCGGACCGGTGACACAAACGTGGGATATTAAACCCGATGTTGTCGCGCCCGGTGTAGATATTGATAGTACGGTTCCGGAAGGGTACCAAGGATTAAACGGCACGAGCATGGCAGCGCCACACATTGCAGGGGCTGCGGCACTGATAAAACAAGCGCATCCGGATTGGGGGGCGGAACAGGTGAAAGCGACGCTGATGAACACGGCCATTTCTCTCTCTACCGATGAAGGGGAAATTTATCCACCGTTTGTCCAAGGCGCAGGACGTGTGGACATTGGAGCCGCGATTGAAAATGATACGCTTGTTTACCCCGGAACCCTGTCTTTTGGCGTATGGGAAGCGGGTGAATCAGATCAGCGTTTGGAAAGGGACATTACCATTGAGAATCAGAGCGCGCACCAACGGACGTATTCTTTCGATGTTCCAACTTCTTTAGGGACCGGTTTAAATTGGAAAATGCCGATGCCGATCACATTGGATCCGGGAGAAAAACAAACGGCAACCGTTAAAGTTGAAATCCAACCGGATATCATCGACTTTAAGCGCATTGATGGTGAAATCAACGTCAGTGGTGGGAAACAAGACGTCTCCCTCCCATTTCTTCTCTTTAGTGATGAACCGGATTATCCGCGGCTCAGCGGATTTCAATTTGCCAAAGTGCCTGACCGCGATTATTGGATGTATGAAGTTTTCTTGCCCGGTGGGGCTGAAGAACTGGAAATCACTCTTTATGAGCCGGATACGTTCGCATACGTCGGAACCCTTGACCGTCAAAAAAATCTTCCCGAAGGACCATTTGAAAAAGAATTCCACGCTGATGAGCTTGATTTAGACCCGGGAATCTACCATGTCATCGTTTATGCGAAATATAAAGATCGTGAGGACACGTTGGAAACGAAAATGGCAGTTGTCGAAGAATAG
- a CDS encoding low molecular weight protein arginine phosphatase translates to MAVKRVLLVCTGNTCRSPMAEALLTVKETGLEVKSAGMQALAGSSAAPPARIVVREHGATLDEHHAERLTRSLLEWADLVWTMTQAQALQIKQQYPEHENKITTLASAGGFHEDITDPVGGDLDAYRRTAGQINQMLERIEWGREL, encoded by the coding sequence ATGGCCGTAAAGCGGGTCTTGCTCGTTTGTACGGGCAATACTTGCCGCAGTCCGATGGCTGAGGCGCTGTTAACCGTGAAAGAGACAGGCTTAGAAGTGAAATCGGCCGGAATGCAGGCATTGGCAGGTAGCTCGGCCGCTCCCCCCGCGCGTATCGTTGTCCGTGAACATGGAGCCACATTGGATGAGCACCATGCCGAGCGATTAACAAGATCGTTGTTGGAATGGGCGGATCTAGTATGGACAATGACACAGGCACAAGCTTTGCAGATAAAACAACAATATCCTGAACATGAAAATAAAATTACGACGTTGGCAAGCGCCGGCGGCTTTCATGAAGATATAACGGATCCGGTTGGCGGTGACCTTGATGCGTATCGACGGACCGCCGGGCAAATCAATCAAATGCTGGAACGTATAGAATGGGGAAGGGAGCTGTAA
- a CDS encoding TIGR01440 family protein: protein MGIEALGNVLEKLLHELNAQAQLSPKSLLVVGASTSEIAGERIGSSGSEEIAADVFNAIERFRKHNGCTVAYQGCEHINRSLVVPRDYAENHDLEIVSVVPCRRAGGSLATYAYAQEDDKVVVEAVRADAGVDIGATLIGMHLKHVAVPVRGSEAFIGQAPVTMARSRPKYIGGPRASYPDAGM, encoded by the coding sequence ATGGGCATTGAAGCGCTCGGAAATGTTTTGGAAAAACTTCTGCACGAATTGAATGCCCAAGCACAATTGTCCCCGAAATCCTTGCTCGTCGTTGGTGCGAGTACGAGTGAGATCGCAGGCGAACGAATCGGCAGCTCGGGTTCGGAAGAAATCGCAGCAGATGTTTTTAACGCCATTGAACGCTTTCGTAAACACAACGGGTGCACCGTTGCTTATCAAGGGTGTGAACACATTAACCGCTCCCTTGTCGTCCCGCGTGATTATGCAGAAAACCATGATTTAGAGATTGTGTCGGTCGTTCCCTGCCGGAGAGCAGGCGGATCGCTCGCAACGTATGCATATGCTCAGGAAGATGACAAGGTTGTTGTGGAAGCTGTACGTGCCGATGCAGGCGTCGACATCGGCGCGACATTGATCGGCATGCATTTAAAGCATGTTGCCGTTCCGGTTCGCGGCAGTGAAGCTTTTATTGGCCAAGCTCCCGTGACGATGGCGCGCTCACGTCCGAAATACATCGGCGGCCCGCGAGCAAGTTATCCTGATGCAGGTATGTAG
- a CDS encoding manganese efflux pump MntP family protein, with protein sequence MAESISMLLLAIVLGMDAFSIAMALGFQAFRIHAVKTGITVGLFHVLMPLAGIGIGHWMANVYSLDVVYFIAGIILVWIGLQMMISSYKSKEKPILKLHGTGLFLFAFIVSLDSFSIGISLGIFGAETFAVIFAFGLSSAVLTWTGLILARLTRLHVGNWGELFGGMILLLYGLNTIRPLFM encoded by the coding sequence ATGGCCGAATCGATCAGTATGTTATTATTGGCAATTGTATTAGGGATGGATGCGTTTTCGATAGCCATGGCACTCGGTTTTCAAGCCTTTCGTATTCATGCTGTTAAAACTGGCATTACGGTAGGTTTGTTTCACGTGCTCATGCCACTTGCCGGCATTGGAATTGGTCATTGGATGGCAAATGTCTACAGCCTCGATGTTGTTTATTTTATCGCAGGGATTATTCTTGTGTGGATTGGGCTGCAAATGATGATTTCAAGCTATAAAAGTAAAGAAAAGCCAATTTTAAAATTGCATGGCACAGGCTTATTTTTATTTGCCTTTATCGTTAGTCTGGACAGTTTTTCCATCGGCATCTCACTTGGGATCTTTGGTGCTGAAACATTTGCGGTCATTTTCGCGTTTGGTTTATCGAGTGCCGTCTTAACATGGACAGGACTGATCCTTGCAAGATTGACGCGCCTTCATGTTGGCAATTGGGGTGAATTATTCGGTGGCATGATCCTTTTATTATATGGGTTAAACACGATTCGTCCCCTATTCATGTGA
- the rpiB gene encoding ribose 5-phosphate isomerase B produces MKMIIGSDHAGWSLKKEIIPLLEDLGIEYKDVGTNGAESVDYPDFARPVAEQVAAGNYDSGILICGTGIGMSMTANKVPGIRCALVNDVFSAEMSRLHNQANVLAMGERVIGPGLAKAIVEKWVSTEFEGGRHANRVEKVMETEK; encoded by the coding sequence ATGAAAATGATTATTGGCTCAGATCATGCCGGCTGGTCGCTGAAAAAAGAGATCATACCGTTGCTCGAAGATTTAGGAATTGAATATAAAGATGTTGGCACGAATGGCGCAGAAAGTGTGGATTATCCGGATTTCGCAAGACCTGTGGCTGAGCAGGTAGCAGCCGGAAATTACGACTCGGGAATCCTCATCTGCGGCACGGGAATTGGAATGTCGATGACAGCGAACAAAGTTCCCGGTATCCGTTGTGCGCTCGTAAACGACGTATTCAGTGCAGAAATGTCTAGGCTTCATAATCAAGCAAATGTACTCGCGATGGGGGAGAGAGTCATTGGTCCCGGCCTGGCAAAAGCAATTGTGGAGAAATGGGTTTCAACTGAATTTGAAGGTGGTCGTCACGCAAACAGAGTGGAAAAAGTGATGGAGACGGAAAAATAA
- the upp gene encoding uracil phosphoribosyltransferase, translating into MGKIYVFDHPLIQHKLTYIRDISTGTKQFRELVDEVGSLMAFEITRDLSLEEVTVNTPVGPSTSKVIAGKKLGVIPILRAGLGMMDGILKLMPNVRVGHVGLYRDPKTFVPHEYYIKLPKDIEERNLIVIDPMLATGGSAVAAIDALKQRGAQNMKLMCLIAAPEGVGEVQKAHPDVDIYLAALDEKLDEKGYIVPGLGDAGDRLFGTK; encoded by the coding sequence TTGGGAAAAATTTATGTTTTTGACCATCCCCTTATCCAACATAAACTCACATATATCCGAGATATATCTACCGGGACGAAGCAGTTTCGCGAATTGGTGGATGAGGTCGGTTCTTTAATGGCTTTTGAGATTACAAGGGATTTATCCCTCGAAGAAGTGACCGTTAATACACCGGTCGGGCCTTCCACATCGAAAGTGATCGCAGGCAAAAAACTGGGAGTTATCCCGATCTTGCGGGCAGGATTGGGTATGATGGACGGAATACTTAAATTAATGCCGAACGTAAGGGTGGGCCATGTAGGACTTTACCGTGATCCGAAGACGTTTGTGCCTCACGAATATTATATTAAACTTCCGAAAGACATTGAAGAACGCAACCTCATTGTTATTGACCCTATGCTTGCCACCGGGGGTTCTGCCGTGGCAGCGATCGATGCCTTGAAGCAACGAGGTGCACAAAACATGAAGCTGATGTGCTTGATCGCAGCTCCCGAAGGGGTCGGAGAAGTTCAAAAAGCGCATCCGGACGTTGATATTTATCTTGCCGCATTGGATGAAAAGTTAGATGAAAAAGGCTACATCGTTCCAGGGTTAGGGGATGCAGGTGATCGCCTCTTCGGAACAAAATAA
- the glyA gene encoding serine hydroxymethyltransferase: MKNIQQQDPEIFAAIEDEQSRQKNKIELIASENFTSEAVMEAQGSVLTNKYAEGYPGRRYYGGCEYVDVAENLARDRAKELFGAEHVNVQPHSGAQANMAVYSAILEHGDKVLGMNLSHGGHLTHGSPVNFSGIQYNFIDYGVNEDDQRINYDKVLETAREHSPKLIVAGASAYPREIDFKKFREIADDVGAYLMVDMAHIAGLVAAGKHQSPVPHAQFVTTTTHKTLRGPRGGLILCEETFAKKIDKMVFPGMQGGPLMHVIAAKAVSFKEALEPSFATYADQIIKNAKRLGVALQNEGINLVSGGTDNHLLLLDLQSLNLTGKVAEKALDDVGLTANKNGVPFDPESPFVTSGIRLGTAAVTTRGFQEEDMDEIGALFGLVLKNMDDDAKQKEARDRVSALTNKYPLYA; the protein is encoded by the coding sequence ATGAAGAATATTCAGCAACAAGATCCGGAAATTTTCGCCGCCATTGAAGATGAACAATCTCGGCAAAAAAATAAAATCGAATTGATTGCTTCCGAAAATTTTACAAGCGAAGCAGTCATGGAAGCCCAAGGTTCGGTTTTGACGAATAAATACGCGGAGGGTTATCCGGGGCGCCGTTATTATGGCGGCTGTGAATATGTGGACGTGGCGGAGAATTTGGCACGGGACCGGGCAAAAGAGCTTTTCGGTGCTGAACATGTCAATGTCCAACCTCATTCCGGTGCCCAGGCGAACATGGCCGTTTATTCTGCCATTTTGGAACACGGGGACAAAGTGCTTGGCATGAATTTATCCCATGGCGGACATCTTACACATGGGAGTCCGGTTAACTTTAGCGGCATTCAATACAATTTTATCGACTACGGCGTGAATGAAGACGATCAGCGCATCAATTATGATAAAGTATTGGAGACGGCCCGTGAACATTCGCCAAAATTAATCGTCGCCGGCGCTTCTGCATATCCTCGGGAAATTGACTTTAAGAAATTCCGGGAAATCGCAGACGATGTAGGTGCGTATCTCATGGTTGATATGGCACATATTGCAGGTTTGGTCGCTGCAGGTAAGCATCAGAGCCCTGTTCCTCACGCCCAATTCGTTACAACGACAACTCATAAAACATTGCGTGGCCCTCGGGGCGGCTTAATTCTTTGTGAGGAAACATTTGCGAAGAAAATCGACAAGATGGTATTTCCGGGAATGCAGGGCGGTCCGCTCATGCATGTGATTGCTGCCAAAGCAGTTTCTTTTAAAGAAGCGCTAGAGCCTTCTTTTGCCACGTATGCAGATCAAATTATAAAAAATGCCAAACGTCTAGGCGTTGCCTTGCAAAACGAAGGCATCAACCTTGTTTCCGGCGGTACCGATAATCACCTGTTGCTCTTGGACTTGCAAAGCTTGAATCTGACCGGAAAAGTAGCTGAAAAAGCATTGGATGATGTAGGTTTGACCGCGAATAAGAACGGGGTACCTTTCGATCCTGAAAGCCCGTTTGTCACGAGCGGCATTCGACTCGGCACAGCAGCGGTCACGACACGTGGCTTTCAAGAAGAGGATATGGATGAAATCGGCGCGTTGTTTGGCTTAGTGTTAAAAAATATGGATGATGACGCGAAGCAAAAAGAAGCGCGTGATCGCGTGAGCGCCTTGACGAATAAGTATCCATTGTATGCATAA
- the prmC gene encoding peptide chain release factor N(5)-glutamine methyltransferase — protein sequence MHNNNGQGRPASPPRVLEALQWASSFFQKKGLETKAAKYLMQDLLQLESVAYHLHLREYLSDGQWEQYEAWVERHGEGEPVQYITGGAYFYGRRFSVNRSVLIPRQETEEMVELVIAKAKKRFQRPAIADIGTGSGAIAITLALEYPDSTVSALDVSFEALAIAKRNGEALGASSVAFMEGDLLAPLREEERQIDVIVANPPYIATREWRGLASLVRDHEPRKALDGGGDGLFFYRKLAEDIPYVLAADGLAFFEIGEMQGPAVALLMEQQLPGVDVDIVQDINGKDRFVVIER from the coding sequence ATGCACAACAATAACGGACAGGGGAGACCTGCCTCGCCCCCGCGTGTATTGGAAGCCCTGCAGTGGGCTTCGTCTTTTTTTCAAAAAAAAGGATTGGAAACAAAAGCTGCAAAATATCTGATGCAAGACTTATTGCAATTGGAAAGTGTCGCTTACCATCTTCATTTAAGGGAATATCTAAGCGATGGACAGTGGGAACAGTATGAAGCATGGGTCGAGCGCCACGGAGAGGGCGAACCGGTACAATACATTACAGGCGGTGCCTATTTTTACGGGCGCCGGTTCAGCGTTAATCGGTCCGTATTGATTCCCCGCCAAGAAACAGAGGAAATGGTGGAGCTCGTGATCGCGAAGGCAAAGAAACGTTTTCAGCGGCCGGCGATTGCGGATATCGGCACGGGAAGTGGGGCGATCGCGATTACCCTTGCCCTGGAGTATCCGGATTCGACGGTATCGGCGTTAGATGTATCCTTTGAAGCGCTGGCCATTGCCAAGAGGAATGGAGAAGCGCTGGGCGCTTCCTCCGTGGCGTTTATGGAGGGAGACTTGCTGGCACCTTTACGGGAAGAAGAGCGGCAGATCGATGTGATCGTAGCCAATCCTCCTTACATCGCTACTCGTGAATGGCGAGGGCTCGCATCGCTCGTGCGCGACCATGAGCCCCGAAAGGCGCTGGATGGCGGGGGAGACGGGCTGTTTTTTTACCGAAAATTGGCAGAAGATATCCCTTATGTACTTGCTGCAGATGGATTGGCTTTTTTTGAAATCGGCGAGATGCAAGGTCCGGCAGTGGCGCTTCTTATGGAACAACAGTTGCCCGGCGTGGATGTAGATATTGTTCAAGATATCAATGGAAAAGATCGATTTGTTGTGATTGAAAGGTAG